A region from the Triticum aestivum cultivar Chinese Spring chromosome 3D, IWGSC CS RefSeq v2.1, whole genome shotgun sequence genome encodes:
- the LOC123076830 gene encoding beta-1,2-xylosyltransferase XYXT1 → MGSGEGKQGKGLVKGWAQRYLNLGFVAGFLLVLLTYIVVTQQFAITSPDAAPTMTPHRKQAISTPGAVETGTPEARGEDKAETKPVDASSGDETPKEEEQQQPQDAEPEWKKPEDTVATEEEPPKRDDAAAEPLDNGKVVCTTEGPFSDTCDVFGDVRTNGTAHTVTLVPVTQTESREWKIQPYTRRGMSGISEVTVTQLDSTSADSPAPACTVTHRVPGIVFALGGLTGNYFHDFSDALVPLFVASRRYGGEVQLLASNIQPWWLGKYEAVVRRLSKYDVVDLDHDDQIRCFPSVTVGLRMHKEFDIVPELVPGGAPLSMVDFTAFLRETYTLPRAAPISLMKDISPPEDQEKRKPRLMLLHRGHYRKFVNVPEIVKAAEKAGFEVSIADPRFDVKVEELARSVNSFDVLLGVHGAGLTNAVFMPTGAVVIQVVPYGNLEHMAKVDFGDPVADMGLRYLEYSITAEESTLLEMLGPDHPVIKDPESVHRSGWDKVAEYYLGKQDVRVDVERFAPTLALAIEHLRQK, encoded by the exons atgggcTCCGGCGAGGGGAAGCAGGGGAAGGGGCTGGTGAAGGGCTGGGCGCAGAGGTACCTCAACCTCGGCTTCGTCGCCGGCTTCCTCCTCGTGCTCCTCACCTACATCGTCGTCACCCAGCAGTTCGCCATCACCTCCCCCGACG CTGCCCCCACGATGACGCCGCACCGGAAGCAGGCGATCAGCACCCCCGGCGCCGTCGAAACAG GGACGCCGGAGGCTCGAGGTGAGGACAAGGCGGAGACGAAACCTGTCGACGCTTCTTCCGGTGATGAAACTCCaaaggaggaggagcagcagcagccaCAGG ATGCGGAGCCGGAATGGAAGAAGCCGGAAGACACGGTGGCGACGGAGGAAGAGCCCCCCAAAAGAGACGACGCCGCTGCCGAACCGCTCG ACAACGGCAAAGTGGTGTGTACCACGGAGGGCCCCTTCTCCGACACGTGCGACGTCTTCGGCGACGTCCGGACCAACGGCACGGCGCACACCGTAACCCTCGTTCCGGTGACCCAGACGGAGAGCCGGGAGTGGAAGATCCAGCCATACACCCGCCGCGGCATGTCCGGCATCTCGGAGGTCACGGTGACGCAGCTCGACTCAACCTCCGCGGATTCCCCGGCGCCGGCGTGCACGGTGACGCATCGCGTCCCGGGCATCGTGTTTGCGCTCGGCGGCCTCACCGGCAACTACTTCCACGACTTCAGCGACGCGCTGGTGCCGCTGTTCGTGGCGTCGCGGCGGTACGGCGGCGAGGTCCAGCTCCTGGCCAGCAACATCCAGCCGTGGTGGCTCGGCAAGTACGAGGCCGTGGTGCGGCGGCTGTCCAAGTACGACGTTGTGGACCTGGACCATGACGATCAGATCCGGTGCTTTCCGAGTGTCACCGTCGGGCTACGCATGCACAAGGAGTTCGACATCGTGCCGGAGCTTGTCCCCGGCGGCGCCCCACTCTCCATGGTCGACTTCACCGCCTTCCTCCGCGAGACCTACACCTTACCCCGCGCCGCGCCCATCAGCTTGATGAAGGACATCAGCCCGCCGGAGGACCAGGAGAAGAGGAAACCGCGGTTGATGCTGCTCCACCGGGGCCACTACCGGAAGTTCGTGAACGTGCCTGAGATCGTGAAGGCGGCGGAGAAGGCCGGGTTTGAGGTGTCCATAGCCGACCCGCGGTTCGACGTTAAGGTGGAGGAGCTGGCCCGGTCGGTGAACTCGTTCGACGTGCTGCTGGGCGTGCACGGCGCCGGCCTGACCAACGCCGTGTTCATGCCCACGGGGGCGGTGGTCATCCAGGTGGTGCCGTACGGGAACCTAGAGCACATGGCGAAGGTGGACTTCGGCGACCCCGTGGCGGACATGGGGCTCCGGTACCTCGAGTACAGCATCACGGCGGAGGAGAGCACGCTGCTGGAGATGCTGGGGCCGGACCACCCCGTGATCAAGGACCCCGAGTCGGTGCACCGGAGCGGCTGGGACAAGGTCGCCGAGTACTACCTCGGCAAGCAGGACGTGCGCGTCGACGTGGAGCGCTTCGCGCCCACGCTCGCGCTGGCCATCGAACATCTCCGGCAGAAGTAG